A single region of the Salarchaeum japonicum genome encodes:
- a CDS encoding dipeptide epimerase → MTLEAEFDRVSLPLEHAFTIARGTTATAENVVVRIEDDEGNTGVGAAAPSTHYGETASTVEAVLPDLLSVVEEVGDPHALDRIETGMREAVSGNPAARCAVSIALHDLAAKRAGLPLYRYWGLDPEQSVTSSFTIGLDDTETMREKTREAVAAGYGTLKVKLGTPRDEEIVRTVREAAPDATIRVDANEAWTPREAVANTEWLAEYGVEFVEQPVPAENADGLEFVYERSALPIAADESCVTLADVPALAGRADIANIKLMKCGGLREATRMIHAARAQGLEVMLGCMVETNAAIAAACHLAPLLDYADLDGSLLLADDPYEGVPLPGGYIDLDAVERSGTCARPVE, encoded by the coding sequence ATGACCCTGGAAGCCGAGTTCGACCGGGTGAGCCTCCCGCTCGAACACGCGTTCACCATCGCGCGCGGCACCACGGCGACCGCGGAGAACGTCGTCGTTCGCATCGAAGACGACGAGGGGAACACGGGCGTGGGAGCGGCCGCGCCCTCGACGCACTACGGCGAGACCGCGAGTACCGTGGAAGCCGTCCTCCCCGACCTCCTGTCCGTGGTCGAGGAAGTCGGTGACCCGCACGCCCTCGACCGAATCGAGACGGGGATGCGGGAGGCGGTGTCGGGGAATCCGGCGGCGCGGTGCGCGGTGAGTATCGCGCTCCACGACCTCGCGGCGAAGCGCGCGGGCCTCCCCCTGTATCGGTACTGGGGACTCGACCCCGAGCAATCGGTGACCTCGTCGTTCACCATCGGATTGGACGACACCGAGACGATGCGGGAGAAGACCCGGGAGGCCGTGGCGGCGGGGTACGGGACGCTGAAGGTGAAACTCGGGACGCCGCGGGACGAAGAGATCGTCCGAACCGTGCGGGAGGCCGCGCCGGACGCGACAATCCGCGTGGACGCGAACGAGGCGTGGACGCCCCGCGAGGCCGTCGCGAACACCGAGTGGCTGGCGGAGTACGGCGTGGAGTTCGTCGAACAGCCGGTGCCCGCGGAGAACGCCGACGGGTTGGAGTTCGTCTACGAGCGAAGCGCGCTCCCGATTGCGGCGGACGAGTCCTGCGTCACGCTCGCGGACGTGCCCGCCCTCGCGGGCCGCGCGGACATCGCGAACATCAAACTCATGAAGTGCGGCGGTCTGCGGGAGGCGACGCGGATGATTCACGCCGCCCGCGCCCAGGGCCTCGAAGTCATGCTCGGCTGTATGGTGGAGACGAACGCCGCCATCGCCGCGGCCTGCCACCTCGCGCCCCTGCTCGACTACGCCGACCTCGACGGCTCCCTCCTCCTCGCGGACGACCCCTACGAGGGCGTGCCGCTCCCCGGCGGCTACATAGACCTCGACGCCGTCGAGCGGTCGGGGACGTGCGCGCGCCCCGTCGAGTAA
- a CDS encoding MFS transporter, whose translation MNRNDRAIVGVAMLAHALVHTYELSIPILVTIWLTEFSTTTAELGLVVTVGMGLFGLGALPAGVLADHVGSKPLIAACVAGMGASFLLLSVAPSVLVIALALVCWGVAASVYHPAGLSLISTGVTERGRGLAFHGIAGNVGIAAGPLATSLLLLAFDWRTVVVVLGVPAIVAAGLVLLVSVDESAHEAGGKASGPPASWSAFLDTSKTLFAGAFVLVFGIVMMSGLYYRGVLTFLPELLSDLDFVQAFATDSGISDPARYVYSGLLAVGVLGQYAGGRLTDMMPPERGIAIAFGVLAVLAVAFMPLAGIGAVPLLAVSAVLGFFLFVVQPMYQALVAEYSPPETRGISYGFTYLGVFGVGALGATVAGGLLAYATPFALFLALAAFAVVATVLGARLAAS comes from the coding sequence GTGAACCGGAACGACCGGGCCATCGTCGGCGTCGCGATGCTCGCGCACGCCCTGGTCCACACGTACGAACTCTCCATCCCCATCCTCGTCACCATCTGGCTCACCGAGTTCTCCACGACGACGGCGGAACTCGGCCTCGTGGTGACGGTCGGGATGGGGTTGTTCGGGTTGGGCGCGCTCCCCGCGGGCGTGCTCGCCGACCACGTCGGGTCGAAGCCGCTCATCGCCGCGTGCGTCGCGGGGATGGGCGCGTCCTTCCTCCTGTTGAGCGTCGCACCGTCCGTGCTCGTCATCGCGCTCGCGCTCGTCTGCTGGGGCGTCGCGGCGAGCGTCTACCACCCCGCCGGCCTCTCCCTCATCAGCACGGGCGTCACCGAGCGCGGCCGCGGCCTCGCCTTCCACGGCATCGCCGGGAACGTCGGCATCGCCGCCGGCCCGCTCGCGACCAGCCTCCTCCTCCTCGCGTTCGACTGGCGCACCGTCGTCGTCGTGCTCGGCGTCCCCGCCATCGTCGCCGCGGGCCTCGTGCTCCTCGTGTCCGTGGACGAGTCCGCGCACGAGGCCGGCGGGAAGGCGAGCGGCCCGCCCGCGTCGTGGAGCGCGTTCCTCGACACCTCGAAGACGCTGTTCGCGGGCGCGTTCGTCCTCGTGTTCGGCATCGTGATGATGAGCGGTCTCTACTACCGGGGCGTCCTCACGTTCCTCCCCGAACTGCTCTCCGACCTCGACTTCGTGCAGGCGTTCGCAACCGATTCGGGCATCAGCGACCCCGCGCGCTACGTCTACTCCGGCCTGCTCGCCGTCGGCGTGCTCGGCCAGTACGCGGGCGGCCGGCTCACCGACATGATGCCGCCCGAGCGCGGTATCGCCATCGCGTTCGGCGTGCTCGCGGTGCTCGCCGTCGCGTTCATGCCGCTCGCCGGCATCGGCGCGGTACCCCTGCTCGCGGTGAGCGCGGTGCTCGGGTTCTTCCTGTTCGTCGTCCAGCCGATGTACCAGGCGCTCGTCGCGGAGTACTCGCCGCCCGAGACCAGAGGTATCTCGTACGGCTTCACCTATCTGGGCGTGTTCGGCGTCGGCGCGCTCGGCGCGACCGTCGCGGGTGGTCTCCTCGCGTACGCCACGCCGTTCGCGCTGTTTCTCGCGCTCGCCGCGTTCGCCGTCGTCGCGACGGTGCTCGGCGCGCGACTGGCGGCGAGCTAG
- a CDS encoding DUF6149 family protein, which produces MRLYQTPKNYVAQVVLERDIPLLTDAMRSWLVSLHADFFVEASETDGEARRAHLDALFDATIDAYLRALDEGYPEAEAREITHVMAAWDFQNQGWGELLEFPPDERREYYEKYSEFFDAHDANPENPLGEFAPPTGLPYAPTTPERLDGEFPFAEPGLVDDIYVHAPDDEVHLGCGR; this is translated from the coding sequence ATGCGGCTCTACCAGACGCCGAAGAACTATGTCGCGCAGGTCGTGCTTGAACGCGACATCCCGCTCCTCACGGACGCGATGCGGTCGTGGCTCGTCTCGCTCCACGCGGACTTCTTCGTCGAAGCCTCCGAGACCGACGGCGAGGCGCGGCGCGCGCACCTCGACGCGCTGTTCGACGCGACCATCGACGCCTACCTCCGCGCGCTCGACGAGGGCTACCCGGAGGCCGAGGCCCGGGAAATCACGCACGTGATGGCCGCCTGGGACTTCCAGAACCAGGGCTGGGGCGAACTCCTCGAATTCCCGCCCGACGAACGCCGAGAATACTACGAGAAGTACAGCGAGTTCTTCGACGCGCACGACGCGAACCCCGAAAACCCGCTCGGCGAGTTCGCGCCGCCCACTGGATTACCGTACGCGCCGACGACGCCCGAGCGACTCGACGGCGAGTTCCCGTTCGCCGAACCCGGACTGGTGGACGACATCTACGTCCACGCGCCCGACGACGAAGTCCACCTCGGCTGCGGCCGCTAG
- a CDS encoding alpha/beta hydrolase → MGETVFVPGARRVEATLDGPRDADACVVACPPHPQHRGHRGDARLTAVSDHLTPEIACLRFDYGSWDEGRGEREDARNALRWAADAYDAVGVFGFSFGGAIAALAAASTEIDLAGVSLLAPTAEVEAGLNAADALDDIASPTQVVYGARDMTADWRPVVERAREHGMTVVELSADHFFVGKTDQVADAAGGFLADALRA, encoded by the coding sequence ATGGGAGAAACCGTGTTCGTGCCGGGCGCGCGCCGCGTCGAAGCGACGCTCGACGGCCCCCGCGACGCGGACGCCTGCGTGGTCGCGTGCCCGCCCCACCCACAGCACCGAGGGCACCGCGGCGACGCCCGCCTCACCGCCGTCAGCGACCACCTCACGCCCGAAATCGCGTGTCTTCGGTTCGACTACGGTTCCTGGGACGAGGGACGCGGCGAGCGCGAGGACGCCCGGAACGCCCTCCGCTGGGCCGCCGACGCGTACGACGCCGTCGGCGTGTTCGGGTTCAGTTTCGGCGGCGCGATAGCCGCGCTCGCCGCCGCCAGTACGGAAATCGACCTCGCGGGCGTGAGCCTGCTCGCGCCCACCGCAGAAGTCGAAGCCGGGTTGAACGCGGCGGACGCCCTCGACGACATCGCGAGCCCGACGCAGGTCGTGTACGGCGCGCGCGACATGACCGCGGACTGGCGGCCCGTCGTCGAGCGCGCCCGCGAACACGGGATGACGGTGGTGGAACTCTCCGCCGACCACTTCTTCGTCGGGAAGACCGACCAGGTCGCGGACGCCGCGGGCGGCTTCCTCGCGGACGCGCTCAGGGCGTGA
- the guaA gene encoding glutamine-hydrolyzing GMP synthase produces MVDVDEFIGEAKAEISEELGDSTAIIALSGGVDSSTAAALAYEAVGEQLVPVYVDTGLMRKGETEEIEEVFGYMDSLRVVDAADRFLGALEGVTDPEEKRKVIGEQFIREFETVAGETDADYLVQGTIYPDRIESEGNIKSHHNVGGLPDAVDFEGIVEPLRDLYKDEVRSVARELGLEEVISERMPFPGPGLAVRVVGEVTAEKVRVAREATHIVEDELEEYEPWQAFAAVLGRATGVKGDNRVHGHVVAVRSVESRDGMTARAQELDWETLQRLQSRITGTVEDVSRVVYDVTHKPPATIEYE; encoded by the coding sequence ATGGTGGACGTGGACGAGTTCATCGGCGAGGCGAAAGCCGAAATCAGCGAGGAGCTCGGGGACAGCACGGCCATCATCGCGCTCTCCGGCGGCGTGGACTCCTCGACGGCGGCGGCGCTCGCGTACGAGGCCGTCGGCGAACAGCTCGTCCCCGTGTACGTGGACACCGGATTGATGCGGAAGGGCGAGACGGAGGAGATCGAGGAGGTGTTCGGGTACATGGACAGCCTGCGCGTCGTGGACGCCGCAGACCGCTTCCTCGGCGCGCTGGAGGGTGTGACCGACCCCGAGGAGAAGCGGAAGGTCATCGGCGAGCAGTTCATCCGGGAGTTCGAGACCGTCGCGGGCGAGACGGACGCGGACTACCTCGTGCAGGGCACCATCTACCCCGACCGCATCGAGAGCGAGGGGAACATCAAGAGCCACCACAACGTCGGCGGCCTCCCCGACGCCGTGGACTTCGAGGGTATCGTCGAACCGCTGCGCGACCTCTACAAGGACGAGGTGCGGTCGGTCGCGCGCGAACTCGGCCTCGAAGAGGTCATCTCGGAGCGGATGCCGTTCCCCGGCCCCGGGCTCGCCGTGCGCGTCGTCGGCGAGGTCACCGCGGAGAAGGTGCGGGTCGCCCGCGAGGCGACGCACATCGTGGAGGACGAACTGGAGGAGTACGAGCCCTGGCAGGCGTTCGCGGCCGTGCTCGGCCGCGCGACGGGCGTGAAGGGCGACAACCGCGTGCACGGCCACGTCGTCGCCGTGCGCTCCGTCGAGAGCCGTGACGGGATGACCGCGCGCGCCCAGGAACTCGACTGGGAGACGCTCCAGCGCCTCCAGAGCCGAATCACGGGCACGGTCGAGGACGTGAGTCGCGTCGTGTACGACGTGACGCACAAGCCGCCCGCGACCATCGAGTACGAATAG
- a CDS encoding PspA/IM30 family protein, whose translation MGLLSRLSYAIRSKLNALVGRTENPQEALDYSYERMQDERQNVRESLADLTAQKKRLEAQRSRLNENVEKHARQAEEAMRQDREDLARRALEKKQAKVQQMKELDEQIAELERTQADVEEKKEQLDQRIEEFRTKKETMKARHEAAEAQSRVNEALTGVGGEMGEVNRAVERATERTEEMEARAAALDELEDRGALESTTGEDEITTELRAERNESEVDAELETLREEVQGDRDVSEAEKSAEAEVSEASVEEELESLREEES comes from the coding sequence ATGGGACTGCTCTCGCGACTCTCGTACGCCATCCGGTCGAAACTGAACGCGCTCGTCGGGCGGACGGAGAACCCCCAGGAGGCGCTCGACTACTCCTACGAGCGGATGCAGGACGAACGACAGAACGTCCGCGAGAGCCTCGCGGACCTCACGGCGCAGAAGAAACGACTCGAAGCCCAGCGCTCGCGGCTGAACGAGAACGTGGAGAAGCACGCCCGGCAGGCGGAGGAGGCGATGCGTCAAGACCGCGAGGACTTGGCGCGCCGCGCGCTGGAGAAGAAGCAGGCGAAGGTACAGCAGATGAAGGAGTTGGACGAGCAGATAGCGGAACTGGAGCGCACGCAGGCGGACGTGGAGGAGAAGAAGGAGCAACTCGACCAGCGCATCGAGGAGTTCCGGACGAAGAAGGAGACGATGAAGGCGCGCCACGAGGCCGCGGAAGCCCAGAGCCGCGTGAACGAGGCGTTGACGGGCGTCGGCGGCGAGATGGGTGAGGTGAACCGGGCGGTCGAGCGCGCGACCGAACGCACGGAGGAGATGGAGGCGCGCGCCGCCGCGCTCGACGAACTCGAAGACAGAGGCGCGCTCGAATCCACGACGGGCGAGGACGAGATAACGACCGAACTCCGCGCGGAGCGAAACGAGAGCGAGGTGGACGCGGAACTGGAGACGCTCCGCGAGGAGGTTCAGGGCGACCGGGACGTGAGCGAGGCAGAGAAGTCCGCGGAGGCGGAGGTCTCGGAGGCGTCCGTCGAGGAGGAACTCGAATCGCTGCGCGAGGAGGAGTCCTGA
- a CDS encoding HPP family protein, with amino-acid sequence MNRAFVTGVRAAGLFCVLGALAWLSGEPFVFPSLGPTAFVLAFGGVERARRRVVGGHAVGAVAGFLAYTLLAGDAMLTAGFAPATIEGARLAASGTLSVALTAWGMLALDAVHPPACATTLIVSLGLLATPLEVAIIVASVAVLLGAHELASVYRKPET; translated from the coding sequence GTGAACAGGGCGTTCGTGACGGGTGTGCGCGCCGCGGGCTTGTTCTGCGTGCTCGGCGCGCTGGCGTGGCTGTCCGGGGAGCCGTTCGTGTTCCCGAGTCTCGGGCCGACGGCGTTCGTGCTGGCGTTCGGCGGCGTCGAGCGGGCGCGCCGGCGCGTCGTCGGCGGACACGCAGTCGGCGCGGTCGCGGGCTTCCTCGCGTACACGCTGCTCGCCGGGGATGCGATGCTCACCGCGGGGTTCGCGCCCGCGACCATCGAGGGCGCGCGCCTCGCGGCGAGCGGGACGCTGTCGGTCGCGCTCACGGCGTGGGGGATGCTCGCGCTGGACGCCGTCCACCCGCCCGCCTGTGCGACGACGCTCATCGTCTCCCTCGGCCTCCTCGCCACCCCGCTGGAGGTCGCCATCATCGTCGCGAGCGTCGCCGTCCTCCTGGGCGCGCACGAACTCGCGAGCGTCTACCGGAAACCCGAGACTTAA
- the thrS gene encoding threonine--tRNA ligase: protein MSELTVTLPDGSTLSADAGETVEDIAYRIGEGLGRDTVAGVVDGDLVAKEEPLYEDCRIEIVTDSSEEYLDVLRHSAAHVFAQALQRVYPEAKLTIGPSTDEGFYYDVANVELEEADLDDIEAEMADIVEADYPIERVEVPREDAFEFFEDNEFKREILETEAADEDPVSFYEQGDWRDLCQGPHVDSTGEVGGFKLLSVSAAYWRGDEEKETLTRVHGTAFPTESELEDFLEMREEAKERDHRKIGQEMDLFSVPEHSPGCPHYHPNGMAIRRQLEDYVREKNDDLGFDEVRTPELNKAELWKPTGHYETFTENGEMFAWEQDDTEYGLKPMNCANHAHIYSESTHSYRDLPVRFSEFGNDYRNEQSGELSGLLRVRGFTQDDGHAFVRPDQIQGEILDILQAIEEIYGHFGLEVLYKLETRGEDAMGSADIWEQATDALIDALQEEDLDYDVEEGEAAFYGPKIGINARDALGREWTIGTVQVDFNIPRNLDLTYIGEDNEEHHPVMIHRALLGSFERFMGVLIEHFKGQFPLWLAPEQVRVLPVTDDNIPYAREVASELDDFRVEVEDRSWTVGRKIQQAHDDNVPYMLIVGGDEEETGTVSVRDRQERQEGDVALDSFREHLELEEEQKRRAVTFLV, encoded by the coding sequence ATGAGCGAACTCACGGTCACGCTCCCCGACGGCTCCACGCTCTCCGCGGACGCCGGGGAGACGGTCGAGGACATCGCGTACCGAATCGGCGAAGGCCTCGGCCGGGACACCGTCGCCGGCGTCGTGGACGGCGACCTCGTCGCGAAGGAAGAACCACTCTACGAGGACTGCCGCATCGAAATCGTCACGGACAGCAGCGAGGAGTACCTCGACGTGCTCCGCCACTCCGCCGCGCACGTGTTCGCACAGGCGCTCCAGCGGGTGTACCCGGAGGCGAAACTCACCATCGGCCCCTCCACCGACGAGGGGTTCTACTACGACGTGGCGAACGTCGAGTTGGAGGAGGCCGACCTCGACGACATCGAAGCGGAGATGGCGGACATCGTCGAGGCCGACTACCCCATCGAGCGCGTCGAAGTCCCGCGGGAGGACGCGTTCGAGTTCTTCGAGGACAACGAGTTCAAGCGCGAGATTCTGGAGACGGAGGCCGCGGACGAAGACCCCGTGTCGTTCTACGAGCAGGGCGACTGGCGCGACCTCTGCCAAGGCCCGCACGTCGATTCGACGGGGGAAGTCGGCGGCTTCAAACTCCTCTCCGTCTCCGCCGCGTACTGGCGGGGCGACGAGGAGAAGGAGACGCTGACGCGCGTCCACGGCACCGCGTTCCCCACCGAGTCCGAACTGGAGGACTTCCTGGAGATGCGCGAGGAGGCGAAGGAGCGCGACCACCGGAAGATCGGCCAGGAGATGGACCTCTTTTCGGTGCCCGAGCACAGTCCGGGCTGTCCGCACTACCACCCGAACGGGATGGCGATTCGCCGCCAGCTGGAGGACTACGTGCGGGAGAAGAACGACGACCTCGGGTTCGACGAGGTTCGGACGCCGGAGTTGAACAAGGCGGAGCTCTGGAAGCCGACCGGGCACTACGAGACGTTCACGGAGAACGGCGAGATGTTCGCGTGGGAGCAGGACGACACCGAGTACGGCCTGAAGCCGATGAACTGCGCGAACCACGCCCACATTTACTCGGAGTCCACGCACTCCTACCGCGACCTCCCCGTGCGGTTTTCGGAGTTCGGGAACGACTACCGGAACGAGCAGTCGGGCGAACTCTCCGGGCTCCTGCGGGTGCGCGGGTTCACGCAGGACGACGGACACGCGTTCGTCCGCCCAGACCAGATTCAGGGAGAAATCCTCGACATCCTCCAGGCCATCGAGGAGATTTACGGCCACTTCGGCCTCGAAGTCCTCTACAAGCTCGAAACCCGGGGCGAGGACGCGATGGGGTCGGCGGACATCTGGGAGCAGGCGACGGACGCGCTCATTGACGCGCTCCAGGAAGAAGACCTCGACTACGACGTCGAAGAGGGTGAGGCGGCGTTCTACGGACCGAAGATCGGCATCAACGCCCGTGACGCCCTGGGGCGCGAGTGGACCATCGGGACGGTGCAGGTGGACTTCAACATCCCGCGGAACCTCGACCTCACGTACATCGGCGAGGACAACGAGGAACACCACCCCGTGATGATTCACCGCGCGCTCCTCGGGAGCTTCGAGCGGTTCATGGGCGTGCTCATCGAGCACTTCAAGGGCCAGTTCCCGCTCTGGCTCGCGCCCGAGCAGGTGCGCGTCCTCCCCGTCACGGACGACAACATCCCGTACGCCCGCGAGGTCGCGAGCGAACTCGACGACTTCCGCGTCGAGGTCGAAGACCGCTCGTGGACGGTCGGGCGGAAGATTCAGCAGGCGCACGACGACAACGTCCCCTACATGCTCATCGTCGGCGGCGACGAGGAGGAGACCGGAACCGTCTCCGTCCGCGACCGCCAGGAGCGCCAGGAGGGCGACGTGGCGCTCGATTCGTTCCGCGAACACCTCGAACTCGAAGAGGAGCAGAAGCGCCGCGCGGTCACGTTCCTCGTCTAG
- a CDS encoding cupin domain-containing protein — MDVHDLDFAPDAGDVETRELYYSEDVLVKAFALGPGGELSPHEHPGQTNAFHVVEGTVVVVQGDSEREVDAPGVVVHDPGVPHGARNESDDPAVFTATLTPMD; from the coding sequence ATGGACGTCCACGACCTCGACTTCGCGCCCGACGCGGGCGACGTGGAGACCCGCGAACTGTACTACTCCGAGGACGTGCTCGTGAAGGCGTTCGCGCTCGGGCCGGGCGGCGAACTCAGCCCGCACGAGCATCCCGGCCAGACGAACGCGTTCCACGTCGTCGAGGGAACGGTCGTCGTCGTGCAGGGCGACAGCGAGCGGGAGGTGGACGCGCCGGGCGTCGTCGTCCACGACCCCGGCGTCCCGCACGGCGCGCGAAACGAGAGCGACGACCCCGCGGTGTTCACGGCGACGCTGACGCCGATGGACTAG
- a CDS encoding class I SAM-dependent methyltransferase yields MDDHAQSNRRLWNEWSDAFQAAWNADTDDDLPPAPSPFDADAPGFAEQSLLDASDVEGADYVELGCGGGQGTVGTAELGADAVGLDFSEEQLAHARRLRDFYGADARFAQGDVTSLPFPDDRFDLASSEAAFQMVADLDRALAEAHRVLRPGGVFVLSVPHPLYEAFDAETSELTRDYLDPGPRDITISEEYGETLTVFDRPIDARYNALAEAGFDVHRLVEHQHPHVAENDPGARDLPDALWKVPRSVRFWAVA; encoded by the coding sequence ATGGACGACCACGCGCAGTCGAACCGGCGACTGTGGAACGAGTGGAGCGACGCCTTCCAGGCCGCGTGGAACGCGGACACGGACGACGACCTGCCGCCCGCCCCGTCGCCGTTCGACGCGGACGCCCCCGGGTTCGCGGAACAATCGCTCCTCGACGCGAGTGACGTCGAGGGCGCGGACTACGTCGAACTCGGCTGCGGCGGCGGCCAGGGAACCGTCGGCACCGCCGAACTCGGCGCGGACGCCGTCGGCCTCGACTTCTCCGAGGAGCAACTCGCGCACGCGCGCCGCCTCCGCGACTTCTACGGCGCGGACGCCCGGTTCGCGCAGGGCGACGTGACCAGCCTCCCGTTCCCCGACGACCGCTTCGACCTCGCGTCCTCCGAGGCGGCGTTCCAGATGGTCGCCGACCTCGACCGCGCGCTCGCGGAAGCCCACCGCGTCCTCCGCCCCGGCGGCGTGTTCGTGCTCAGCGTCCCACACCCCCTCTACGAGGCGTTCGACGCCGAAACCAGCGAACTCACGCGCGACTACCTCGACCCCGGGCCGCGCGACATCACCATCAGCGAGGAGTACGGGGAGACGCTCACCGTCTTCGACCGCCCGATAGACGCCCGGTACAACGCGCTCGCGGAGGCCGGGTTCGACGTGCACCGACTCGTCGAACACCAGCACCCGCACGTCGCGGAGAACGACCCGGGCGCGCGCGACCTCCCCGACGCCCTCTGGAAGGTTCCGCGGAGCGTGCGGTTCTGGGCGGTCGCGTAG
- a CDS encoding DUF7126 family protein: MNAILVGPDRGLGDALAEHGVSVERIDLGSATELEDAGVADTDLLVLTDVGESTAVSVALELNDRLKTVVYSPDTIPEFVRGQLDLALDTELLDADLVAEELTGVEA, from the coding sequence ATGAACGCAATCCTCGTCGGCCCCGACCGCGGACTCGGTGACGCGCTCGCCGAACACGGCGTGTCGGTCGAACGCATCGACCTCGGGAGCGCCACCGAACTGGAGGACGCGGGCGTCGCGGACACCGACCTCCTCGTGCTGACCGACGTGGGCGAATCCACCGCGGTGTCGGTCGCCCTGGAGTTGAACGACCGCCTGAAGACCGTCGTCTACTCGCCGGACACGATTCCCGAGTTCGTCCGCGGCCAACTCGACCTCGCGCTCGACACCGAACTCCTCGACGCCGACCTCGTCGCGGAGGAACTCACGGGCGTCGAAGCCTAA
- a CDS encoding CTP synthase, translating to MPTETGYDPSLGDKFVFVTGGVMSGLGKGITAASLGRLLSNAGFDVTAVKVDPYLNVDAGTMNPYQHGEVYVLKDGGEVDLDLGNYERFLDADMTSDHNVTTGKVYQEVIERERAGDYLGKTVQVIPHVTDDIKRRIREAAEGSDVCIVEIGGTVGDIEGMPYLEALRQFSHEQDDDDLLFAHVTLVPDSKNGEQKTKPTQHSVKELRSIGLQPDILVGRNPEKLEESVKEKIALFCDVPTDAVFSNPDVEDIYHVPLMLEEEGLDEYVMSELAIADDALPAGERSTEWRDLVTRDTEGDVDIALVGKYALEDAYISIHESLKHAGLHERVSVNVTWVDSEKMNDEHRDRLESADGIVVPGGFGSRGIEGKLEAVRYAREHGVPFLGLCLGFQLAVVEYARNVLGLAGAHSAEIDEDTPYPVIDLLPEQYDMEDLGGTMRLGAHETEIEPGTLAHDVYDADTCTERHRHRYEVNPEYIDDLTSDGLTFSGHAGNRMEIVELDDHPYFLGTQFHPEFRSRPGRASPPFVGLLQAVLAETEVTA from the coding sequence ATGCCGACGGAGACCGGATACGACCCATCACTGGGCGACAAATTCGTGTTCGTTACCGGGGGCGTGATGTCCGGCCTGGGGAAGGGTATCACGGCCGCGAGCCTCGGACGACTTCTCTCGAACGCGGGGTTCGACGTGACCGCCGTGAAGGTAGACCCCTACCTGAACGTGGACGCCGGAACCATGAACCCCTACCAGCACGGCGAGGTGTACGTGCTCAAGGACGGCGGCGAGGTCGACCTCGACTTGGGGAACTACGAGCGCTTCCTCGACGCCGACATGACCTCCGACCACAACGTCACCACGGGGAAGGTCTACCAGGAGGTCATCGAGCGCGAGCGCGCCGGCGACTACCTCGGGAAGACCGTGCAGGTGATTCCGCACGTCACCGACGACATCAAGCGCCGCATTCGGGAGGCCGCTGAGGGGAGCGACGTGTGCATCGTCGAAATCGGCGGTACCGTCGGGGACATCGAGGGGATGCCGTACCTCGAAGCGCTCCGGCAGTTCAGCCACGAGCAGGACGACGACGACCTCCTGTTCGCGCACGTCACGCTCGTCCCCGATTCGAAGAACGGCGAGCAGAAGACGAAACCGACCCAGCACTCCGTGAAGGAACTGCGCTCCATCGGCCTCCAGCCCGACATTCTGGTCGGACGGAACCCCGAGAAACTGGAGGAGAGCGTGAAGGAGAAGATAGCGCTGTTCTGCGACGTGCCGACCGACGCCGTGTTCTCGAACCCGGACGTGGAGGACATCTATCACGTCCCCCTGATGCTCGAAGAGGAAGGCCTGGACGAGTACGTGATGAGCGAACTCGCCATCGCCGACGACGCGCTCCCCGCGGGCGAGCGCTCGACCGAGTGGCGCGACCTCGTCACCCGGGACACCGAGGGCGACGTGGACATCGCGCTCGTCGGGAAGTACGCATTGGAGGACGCCTACATCTCGATTCACGAGTCCCTCAAGCACGCCGGCCTGCACGAGCGCGTGAGCGTGAACGTCACCTGGGTGGACTCGGAGAAGATGAACGACGAGCACCGCGACCGCCTCGAATCCGCGGACGGCATCGTCGTCCCCGGCGGGTTCGGGAGCCGCGGAATCGAAGGAAAACTCGAAGCCGTGCGGTACGCCCGCGAACACGGCGTGCCCTTCCTCGGCCTCTGCCTGGGCTTCCAGCTCGCGGTCGTGGAGTACGCGCGGAACGTCCTCGGACTGGCGGGCGCGCACTCCGCGGAAATCGACGAGGACACGCCGTACCCGGTCATCGACTTGCTCCCCGAGCAGTACGACATGGAAGACCTCGGCGGGACGATGCGGCTCGGCGCGCACGAGACCGAAATCGAACCGGGGACGCTCGCCCACGACGTGTACGACGCGGACACGTGCACGGAACGCCACCGCCACCGCTACGAGGTGAACCCGGAGTACATCGACGACCTCACGAGCGACGGCTTGACGTTCAGCGGGCACGCGGGTAACCGCATGGAGATAGTCGAACTCGACGACCACCCGTACTTCCTCGGGACGCAGTTCCACCCCGAGTTCCGCAGTCGCCCCGGGCGCGCGAGCCCGCCGTTCGTCGGGCTACTGCAGGCGGTGCTCGCGGAGACGGAGGTGACCGCCTGA